Proteins encoded within one genomic window of Apis mellifera strain DH4 linkage group LG1, Amel_HAv3.1, whole genome shotgun sequence:
- the LOC100576321 gene encoding uncharacterized protein LOC100576321: MEDEDGESKVMDMWSILGKQQLKDTSIGNSLKSSIDNTYTDVIEEEKQLLQYNSITTKDSPSKNNSTGSKIVFKGFKKRILAQAQETQTNTLKNIVQEQQSPHSNVSSKSSKEKRAEIKRGKITEYAQYLGLQPSSKNKCSKCQSSSNLCSTLKQSSCSCNSTMTPMPSTSESSTVPHSPNFKITRKVYLCAACGTYFENWNLFLHMRDIHKRHICLFCLGMFGQAERLSHHLIKKHSVPEMAFTSVEDFYGAFKGSCYLVCCTCEKVFSETDNFYNHFCSPTSKQDITTSICTLCRQTGSHASTCSLAVETNKEINSGLPPTTQTGVISTNVFDKDVNSENKTVPRKLIKNNRSKHMEDNMSNQQKIIHSKKTNNKVAVSQSNESQVTDETLNRDENSQNLITQNIAKDTISETIMEVSKYIEESNEEKEETNEKKICQSNSELNSTNSPSHNMPYDSVTETIMEVSRCTNNIENLDDKNKKENVKDEVNSLNASDKSEMDSNEIAKLDTKSLSSTEETNTNKINDINSVNQEAEENIVKDKMEETVLKTEDFQSHISESPVHSPVSRSLFSPQHESNISDLQSKEKIYENDNKENFDAPNESQSSVSFNTSETSDRSLVIKICTNKNSQFSVATNNDSVENDINRKSEENNNAESSLTEEKESKIFEEERDNSNNYQVNDEDSDSDSFKLAVVDSNPEETEEVEENNECKTETEIKIESNINIGNNENQIEIAGEKTINLDINGKQDEDTKDNNQNQIEISTQSQVQPSDGIILAGEDVPCIDLNVDGTLDSIEIEDLLKRCIEAASPFCVYCNHARHIAVNGKQLGLHVLAEHKFQPQHPAIIIQPEQFINRVKKSLDEIDSHFFNLDSYSSTNGTYNIPNVRTYECFHCRFHSAIHKELYLHNRKMHQKTILICIMCKSTFYSYSELLCHLCPGTYSPNINVRYRCCLCPMANLPSAFRLMVHLRKRHHACDVCLESTGNQQRLSNHVWKHKLHHLCYRCGIAYRNKPDITKHLFWKHGTESVLCKKCLQKKWPHIYHFCIPPTAFVCEECNSSFSRAVALKVHKRLHSGDHPYACSECSERFISRKLLTKHENAHKEPPPVSTNLTETMNQQPANNEEKLDKEKLGINDGNTNVSESTKETKEPVKKVVDVYDLPPLNLSSESDTDSEEEKQEAKESENAEKVKPTEENAISPDQSKIVTSEPVAESIVEVEQNEEEKKQGAEIMDGIWDNFKTYAASLEMKESTNNFAIKEQEPETDVAFLRSIVLADHDYCVVWSDKEKEKDAPSKANIKEEANLSQGDQDYLNKMQTSPLDSNGIQNTNEDDPNKKKAKSPKKKKQGGSTSSSDSSSDSDSSSCSCGTNCSCSSSSSGSSSSSSSSSDSDSSTSEGSPKKQSKRKKEKEGTQGAETELENKEVSPDKNGSTSVPAEPVCPPQLLLRESDLETEETETDEDFYDEHPQQLANKLLAEKRNQLMLLAAVAPASTESTMPLNNGLTDTDITVPSPDAIPAATEEDQSQQKKKVKTKKRKKGEKAKQRNATPTVESIKLNIPKAFYQNNPGYSASSPALMQSNITSNMSTNDVHGMNAGVESQAGIIGQNMGGSGSEAENKRSSKRKRIPKRFYGDSSDDEVEKQPTVKWRKVDTPSFTPVSTVKTLPPRLPFGGKNMAYRPMENQPENVGVTTASPTESEEPADSSSDSSDSEVESSQQMQTHLTESNPPAPERPVNLYCYCQCPYDEVSEMIACDAEDCRIEWFHFECVGIMVPPKGKWYCPDCRKKHGIVQNEDYFD; this comes from the coding sequence ATGGAAGATGAAGATGGTGAAAGTAAAGTTATGGATATGTGGAGCATTTTGGGAAAACAACAACTTAAAGATACTTCTATTGGAAATTCACTGAAGTCATCTATTGACAACACATATACTGAtgtaatagaagaagaaaagcaattattgcaatataattctattacaaCCAAAGATTCTCCAAGCAAAAATAACAGTACAGGATCAAAAATTGTGTTTAAAGGTTTTAAAAAGCGTATTTTGGCACAAGCTCAAGAAACACAaacaaatacattaaaaaatatagtgcAAGAACAACAATCACCGCATTCTAATGTCTCATCCAAGAGtagtaaagaaaaaagggcAGAAATCAAACGAGGCAAAATAACAGAATATGCACAATATTTGGGTCTTCAACCTTCATCAAAAAATAAGTGTTCAAAGTGTCAATCATCGTCAAATTTGTGTTCTACATTAAAACAAAGTTCGTGTTCTTGCAATTCCACAATGACACCAATGCCCAGCACATCAGAATCATCTACAGTGCCACATTCtcccaattttaaaattacaagaaaagTTTATCTTTGTGCAGCATGTGGcacatattttgaaaattggaatttatttttacatatgagAGATATACATAAACgtcatatatgtttattttgtcTTGGAATGTTTGGTCAAGCTGAAAGATTATcacatcatttaataaaaaaacatagtgTTCCAGAAATGGCGTTTACATCTGTTGAAGATTTTTATGGTGCTTTCAAAGGATCGTGTTATTTAGTTTGTTGCACATGTGAGAAAGTTTTTTCAGAaacagataatttttataatcatttttgttCACCAACATCTAAACAAGATATTACTACATCTATATGCACACTATGTAGACAAACAGGTTCACATGCAAGTACTTGCAGTTTAGCTGTTGAaactaataaagaaataaattctggTTTACCACCTACTACACAAACAGGGGTAATATCAACTAATGTATTTGATAAGGATGTAAATAGTGAAAATAAGACTGTcccaagaaaattaataaaaaataatagatctaAACATATGGAAGATAATATGTCAaatcaacaaaaaataattcattcaaaaaagACCAATAACAAAGTTGCTGTATCTCAGTCAAATGAGAGCCAAGTAACCGATGAAACATTAAACAGGGATGAGAATTCTCAGAACTTAATAACACAAAATATAGCTAAAGATACTATTTCAGAAACTATAATGGAAGTCTCAAAATATATTGAGGAATCTaatgaagaaaaggaagaaacaaaTGAGAAAAAGATTTGTCAAAGTAATTCAGAATTAAATTCTACTAATTCACCCAGCCATAATATGCCATACGATAGTGTAACAGAAACTATTATGGAAGTATCACgatgtacaaataatatagaaaatcttgatgataaaaataagaaagaaaatgtaaaagatgAAGTTAATTCATTGAATGCATCTGATAAATCAGAAATGGATTCTAATGAAATAGCTAAACTTGATACAAAATCTTTAAGCTCAACTGAAGAAACTAATACTAAtaagataaatgatataaattctgTAAATCAAGAAGCGGAAGAAAATATAGTGAAAGACAAAATGGAAGAAACTGTATTAAAAACAGAAGATTTTCAATCTCATATATCTGAAAGTCCTGTGCATAGTCCAGTTAGTAGATCATTATTTAGTCCTCAACATGAATCAAATATATCTGATCTCCAgtccaaagaaaaaatttatgaaaatgataacaaagaaaattttgatgcACCCAATGAATCTCAGTCTTCAGTATCATTCAATACCAGTGAAACTTCTGATAGAAGTttggttataaaaatatgtactaataaaaattctcaattttctgTTGCAACTAATAATGATAGTgtagaaaatgatattaatagaaaatcagaagaaaataataatgcggAAAGTTCATTAACAGAAGAAAaggaatctaaaatttttgaagaggAAAGAGATAACAGTAATAACTATCAAGTGAATGATGAAGACAGCGATTCTGATAGTTTCAAATTGGCAGTAGTAGATAGTAATCCTGAAGAAACTGAAgaagttgaagaaaataatgaatgtaaaacagaaacagaaattaaaattgaatcaaatataaatattggaaataatgaaaatcaaattgaaattgctGGTGAAAAGacaattaatttagatataaatggaAAACAAGATGAAGACACAAAAGATAACAATCAAAATCAGATTGAGATTTCAACACAATCTCAAGTGCAGCCAAGTGATGGGATAATTTTGGCTGGAGAGGATGTTCCTTGCATTGATCTTAATGTTGATGGTACCTTAGATAGTATAGAGatagaagatttattaaaacgttGTATAGAAGCAGCCAGTCCTTTTTGCGTTTATTGTAATCACGCACGTCATATAGCAGTCAATGGTAAACAATTAGGATTACATGTACTTGCAGAACATAAATTTCAACCTCAACATCCTGCCATAATTATTCAACCAgagcaatttattaatagagtAAAAAAGTCTCTTGATGAAATAGATTctcatttctttaatttagattCTTATAGTAGCACAAATGgtacatataatattccaaatgTAAGGACATATGAATGCTTTCATTGTAGATTCCATTCTGCCATACATAAAGAACTTTATCTACATAACAGAAAGATGCATCAAaagacaattttaatttgtattatgtgTAAATCCACTTTTTATAGTTATAGCGAATTACTTTGTCACTTATGTCCTGGTACATACTCTCCAAATATTAATGTCAGATACAGATGTTGTCTTTGTCCTATGGCAAATCTTCCATCTGCATTTAGATTAATGGTACATTTACGTAAAAGACATCATGCATGTGATGTTTGCTTAGAATCTACTGGAAATCAGCAGCGTCTTTCCAACCATGTTTGGAAACATAAACTTCATCATTTATGCTATAGATGTGGTATTGCATATAGAAACAAACCAGATATCACGAAACATTTGTTTTGGAAGCATGGAACAGAAAGTGTATTATGTAAAAAGTGTTTGCAAAAAAAGTGGCCACATATTTATCACTTTTGTATACCACCTACAGCTTTTGTTTGTGAAGAATGTAATTCTAGTTTTTCACGAGCTGTCGCATTGAAAGTGCATAAAAGATTACATTCCGGAGATCATCCGTATGCTTGTAGCGAATGCTCCGAGCGtttcatttctcgaaaattgttGACCAAACATGAAAATGCTCATAAAGAACCACCACCAGTTAGTACAAATTTGACGGAAACAATGAATCAACAACCGgcgaataatgaagaaaaattagataaagaaaaattaggtaTAAATGATGGCAATACAAATGTTTCTGAGTCAACGAAAGAAACTAAAGAACCTGTGAAAAAGGTTGTTGATGTTTACGATCTACCACCATTGAACTTATCTTCTGAAAGTGATACAGATTCTGAGGAAGAGAAGCAAGAGGCTAAAGAATCTGAGAATGCTGAAAAGGTGAAACCAACCGAAGAAAATGCAATATCTCCGGATCAATCAAAAATCGTGACTTCTGAACCTGTTGCAGAGAGTATAGTAGAAGTTGAACAAaatgaagaagagaaaaagcaaGGGGCGGAAATCATGGATGGTATAtgggataattttaaaacgtatGCAGCTAGTTTAGAGATGAAAGAATCGACcaataattttgcaatcaaAGAACAAGAGCCAGAGACCGACGTAGCGTTCCTAAGGAGTATAGTGTTAGCCGATCACGATTATTGTGTCGTATGGTCggataaagaaaaggaaaaggatgcACCGTCAAAAGCGAACATCAAAGAAGAAGCGAACTTAAGCCAAGGGGACcaagattatttaaacaaaatgcaAACAAGTCCGTTGGATAGTAACGGGATACAAAACACCAACGAAGACGAtccgaataagaaaaaagcaaaaagtccgaagaaaaagaaacaaggtGGAAGTACGTCATCGAGTGATTCATCGAGTGACAGTGATTCGAGCAGCTGTTCCTGCGGGACAAATTGTAGCTGTAGCAGTTCATCTTCCGGCAGTTCTTCTAGTTCTAGCAGTAGTTCTGATTCGGATAGCTCTACTTCGGAAGGTTCGCCGAAAAAACAATCTAaacggaaaaaggaaaaagaaggtaCACAAGGGGCAGAAACTGAGCTTGAGAACAAGGAAGTTTCTCCAGATAAGAATGGATCGACGTCAGTTCCTGCAGAGCCGGTTTGTCCACCGCAACTTTTATTGAGAGAATCTGATTTAGAAACCGAGGAAACGGAAACGGACGAGGACTTTTATGACGAACATCCGCAACAACTTGCGAACAAATTACTCGCGGAGAAACGAAATCAATTAATGCTTCTTGCTGCGGTCGCTCCAGCATCTACGGAATCAACGATGCCGTTGAATAACGGTTTGACGGATACGGATATTACGGTCCCTTCCCCGGACGCGATACCCGCCGCCACGGAGGAGGATCAGTcccaacaaaagaaaaaagtgaaaacaaaaaaacggaagaaaggggaaaaagcAAAACAACGTAATGCGACGCCAACTGTCGAAtccattaaattaaacattcctAAAGCTTTTTACCAAAATAATCCGGGTTACTCGGCTTCTTCGCCAGCGTTGATGCAATCGAATATAACGTCAAATATGTCTACGAACGATGTGCACGGTATGAATGCGGGTGTCGAATCTCAAGCGGGGATAATAGGGCAAAATATGGGAGGAAGTGGTTCAGAAGCGGAGAATAAGCGGTCATCGAAGCGGAAACGAATACCGAAACGATTTTACGGCGATTCCAGTGACGACGAAGTAGAAAAACAGCCCACAGTAAAGTGGAGAAAAGTAGACACGCCTTCTTTCACGCCGGTATCGACTGTAAAAACATTGCCACCGAGATTACCTTTTGGCGGGAAAAATATGGCTTACCGACCGATGGAAAATCAGCCTGAGAATGTAGGGGTCACCACTGCTTCTCCAACCGAGTCGGAAGAGCCTGCGGATAGTAGCAGTGATTCCAGCGATTCTGAAGTAGAATCCAGTCAACAGATGCAGACTCATTTGACGGAAAGTAATCCACCAGCACCAGAGCGACCGGTTAATTTGTATTGTTATTGTCAGTGTCCGTACGACGAAGTGTCGGAAATGATAGCCTGTGATGCCGAGGACTGTCGTATCGAGTGGTTTCATTTCGAATGTGTCGGTATTATGGTGCCACCGAAAGGCAAATGGTATTGTCCAGACTGTCGGAAGAAGCATGGAATCGTGCAAAACGAGGACTATTTTGACTGA
- the LOC413693 gene encoding cilia- and flagella-associated protein 251, whose protein sequence is MRKKIKNPSKNPIFELLWSVGLNSDVPLINLTTKNRTLIAYSCSHIVIIYNYETKEALNLQGHKNTVRTLSTSMDGKWLLSADFEEDCVVVVWDTETGYKYIKKKKKRKKKLKIFFSSVPISTLFNPHGDQKMTAVKISPNAKYIVTVGNEFHQKVHFWLWTYGKDKPDSESKSYLKNHGNITGESPVNEYFHIFGTPYSYQKFPNLSFLESVEITEFDTNRIKEIAFNNDCSEEFVLIADYNVVFFKWEQEELKFYVPQILGKIRRYGIFNCSCFISKSLRVLTATTYGYVVVWDISADKDKTKSIANKNKERKYIKSVKLEKSSILVIVYKNGKIVTGSLNGRITFYDQDLKILYWCEHELLDGIRSISFDFSSSLLAPACESDCCLSGTVASIEIPTFKCRFIFRYTKVAILSFDVHPRRSNYVVTGDANGYMCLYDYEKRKIILREKTPPFPDFRPVMDKQVKSGHIIYITCPFSHEGLNGITALKYSQIGDILVCGLENGTLWMLHPITLEPIDKNPYKHSMQSIHKLAFSDCGEYLAYADNTLVVAVFKKNHKRTSNDDNIWNFIGKYRSHNADIKDILFGPATIESIVYRLFSIAEDKTLIEYNLKDSGPYPVPGLKILDVYKIENDAIPFCLEWYPHLGIEGFLAYSTSEYKFRLLNDMTKLIRGTFMGPLYGSPVKQIKILSSKDFKALKYMVFATDKEIGLQILPFDGNPYKTLGMIGHPHKITHICVNTNGNLLFTSGYNDPSILIWKIKYKSVDVLAHLGGKGLSPYYCLIEGGKNGWLIKEMQDLFYYSQILHQGENITSTRIISDKVNINELPSLMRSIGYYPSNEEIENFMGEVAYRDYAETGNLVDNINFEDFVKLYINHRPYSGISKNKILEAFRIFSNQLHEDDPFLTRDQFMRLLLGHAPYTIIKKHEMPFGEPLTVQEAFTYMKFLIGFEENFEQIDFEHETSMSLDFTFLPEMISYKYFITDILGIEFPEETRADDDLN, encoded by the exons atgaggaAGAAGATAAAGAACCCATCAAAGAATCCAATCTTT GAATTATTATGGAGTGTCGGATTAAATTCAGACGTAcctctaataaatttaaccaCGAAAAATCGTACGCTTATCGCTTACTCCTGTTCGCATATCGTAATAATCTATAACTATGAGACTAAAGAAGCTTTAAATCTTCAAGGTCat aaaaatacAGTGAGAACATTATCGACATCGATGGATGGGAAATGGTTACTGTCTGCAGATTTTGAGGAGGATTGTGTAGTTGTTGTTTGGGACACTGAAACTGGgtataaa tatataaagaaaaaaaaaaaaagaaagaaaaagctaaagatattcttttctaGCGTACCAATCTCTACTCTATTCAATCCACACGGTGATCAAAAAATGACAGCGGTCAAAATTAGTCCAAATGCTAAATACATAGTGACTGTTGGAAATGAATTTCACCAAAAGGTTCATTTTTGGCTATGGACATACGGGAAAGATAAACCTGATAGT GAATCAAAATCATATCTCAAAAATCATGGAAACATAACTGGAGAATCTCCAgtcaatgaatattttcatatttttgggacaccctatagttatcaaaaatttccaaatttgtcTTTTTTAGAGTCTGTAGAGATAACTGAATTTGACacgaatagaataaaagaaatagcaTTCAATAACGATTGCTCGGAAGAATTTGTTCTAATTGCCGATTATaatgttgtattttttaaatgg gaGCAAgaggaattgaaattttacgtaCCACAAATTTTGGGCAAGATACGACGATACGGGATCTTCAATTGCTCttgttttatatctaaatcacTGCGAGTACTAACAGCTACAACAtacg gATATGTCGTTGTTTGGGATATTTCTGCTGACAAAGATAAAACTAAGAGTATTGCGAATAAAaacaaggaaagaaaatacatCAAAAGTGTCAAGTTAGAGAAAAGTAGTATTTTGGTGATAGTGTATAAGAATGG GAAGATAGTGACGGGATCTTTAAATGGACGCATCACTTTCTATgatcaagatttaaaaatactctATTGGTGTGAACATGAACTTTTGGATGGTATACGATCGATaagtttcgatttttcatcttCATTATTGGCTCCTGCCTGTGAATCCGATT gtTGTTTGAGTGGAACAGTTGCATCAATAGAAATTCCAACATTCAAGtgtcgatttatttttcggTATACAAAAGTTGCGATTTTAAGCTTCGATGTACATCCTCGaag AAGTAATTATGTAGTCACTGGTGATGCAAATGGTTACATGTGCTTATACGATTATGAGAAACGTAAGATCATACTACGGGAAAAAACTCCACCTTTTCCAGATTTTCGTCCAGTGATGGATAAACAAGTAAAAAGTGGacacataatttatatcacgTGTCCATTTAGCCACGAGGGACTGAATGGTATTACAGCGTTAAAATATTCCCAAATAG gTGACATACTCGTGTGTGGTCTTGAAAATGGAACGCTTTGGATGTTGCATCCTATCACTTTGGAACCCATCGATAAAAATCCTTACAAACATTCCATGCAATCAATTCATAAATTGGCTTTCTCAGACTGTGGGGAATATCTGGCTTATGCA gatAACACATTGGTGGTAGCAGTATTTAAGAAGAATCATAAAAGAACTAGCAACGATGATAATATATGGAACTTCATTGGAAAATATCGTTCGCACAATGCAGATATAAAAGACATACTTTTCGGTCCAGCTACTATCGAAAGTATtgtatatcgattattttcaatagcaGAAGACAAAACTTTAATTGAATACAATCTTAAAGAtag CGGCCCATATCCTGTTCCGGGTTTGAAAATACTTGATgtttataaaatcgaaaatgatgCTATACCTTTTTGCCTCGAATGGTACCCACATTTGGGCATTGAAGGATTTCTGGCGTATTCTACTTCcgaa TACAAATTTAGATTGCTAAACGATATGACGAAATTGATTCGAGGAACGTTTATGGGACCCCTTTATGGTTCACCGGTTAAACAGATCAAG atatTATCTAGTAAAGATTTCAAAGCTCTTAAATACATGGTATTTGCAACTGATAAAGAAATAGGTCTTCAGATACTTCCCTTTGATGGAAATCCTTACAAAACTTTAGGGATGATTGGACATCCGCATAAG atcacACATATATGCGTTAATACTAATGGAAACCTTTTGTTCACTTCTGGTTACAATGATCCATCTATattaatatggaaaataaaatacaa GTCTGTTGATGTGTTAGCACATCTAGGAGGCAAAGGTCTCTCACCATATTACTGTTTGATAGAAGGTGGTAAAAATGGTTGGCTTATTAAAGAGATGCAAGACCTGTTTTATTACTCTCAAATTTTGCACCAAGGGGAGAATATAACGAGTACCAGAATAATATCCGACAAGGTGAACATCAACGAATTGCCAAGCCTTATGCGTTCCATTGGATATTATCCAAGTAACGAGGAG atagaaaattttatgggGGAGGTCGCATACAGAGATTACGCGGAGACCGGCAATTTGGtcgataatatcaattttgaagatttcGTGAagctttatataaatcatcgcCCATATTCTGGGATttctaagaataaaatattggaagctttcagaatattttcaaatcaattgcACGAAGATGATCCATTCTTGACTCGTGATCAATTCATGAGGTTGTTGCTTGGTCATGCTCCTTATACCATTATAAAGAAACATGAGATGCCTTTTG gagaaCCATTAACAGTTCAAGAAGCATTTACATATATGAAGTTTCTTATtggatttgaagaaaattttgaacaaatagATTTTGAACACGAAACATCAATGTCCCTTGATTTCACGTTCTTGCCAGAG ATGAtatcttacaaatatttcatcacGGACATCTTGGGTATTGAATTTCCGGAGGAAACGAGGGCTGACGATGATCTTAATTAA